The proteins below come from a single Paracoccus sp. SCSIO 75233 genomic window:
- a CDS encoding MarR family winged helix-turn-helix transcriptional regulator: MEFVKEESAGYLVNHMARIFAQGLSSRIKPLGLSTGTFPALLELWDQDGLTQRDLVKRLDIEQATMANTLNRMARDGLVIRKKDPNDGRAQRIWLTDHARGLQEPAVAAAMAVNDAALAGLDPQERQLLMSLMRRVIAGAAEGNPLK, from the coding sequence ATGGAATTCGTGAAAGAGGAGTCGGCGGGGTATCTGGTCAATCACATGGCGCGGATATTCGCGCAGGGATTGTCGTCGCGGATCAAGCCCCTGGGGCTGAGCACGGGGACGTTTCCGGCGCTGCTGGAGCTATGGGATCAGGATGGGCTGACGCAGAGGGATCTGGTGAAGCGGCTGGATATAGAACAGGCGACGATGGCCAATACGCTGAACCGGATGGCGCGGGACGGGCTGGTGATTCGGAAGAAAGACCCGAATGACGGGCGTGCGCAGCGTATATGGCTGACGGATCACGCGCGGGGTTTGCAGGAACCGGCGGTCGCGGCGGCGATGGCGGTGAATGATGCCGCTCTGGCGGGGCTTGATCCGCAGGAGCGGCAGCTTTTGATGTCGCTGATGCGTCGGGTGATTGCGGGGGCGGCTGAGGGCAATCCGTTGAAATAG
- the dtd gene encoding D-aminoacyl-tRNA deacylase gives MRALIQRVTEASVSVDGQIIGQTGPGLMILVCAMQGDDETAAEKLAARIAKLRIFRDDAGKMNRSLADTGGGALVVSQFTLAADTKSGNRPGFSAAAPPDQGRFLYELFAAALRALGPHVETGEFGAEMKVSLVNDGPVTIWMDSADRG, from the coding sequence ATGCGCGCCCTGATCCAGCGAGTCACCGAAGCCTCCGTCAGCGTCGACGGCCAGATCATCGGTCAGACCGGCCCCGGCCTGATGATCCTCGTCTGCGCCATGCAGGGCGACGACGAAACCGCGGCAGAAAAACTCGCCGCACGAATTGCGAAGCTGCGGATTTTCCGGGACGACGCGGGAAAGATGAACCGCTCCCTTGCCGATACCGGGGGCGGCGCGCTCGTGGTCAGCCAGTTCACCCTTGCCGCCGATACGAAATCGGGCAACCGCCCCGGCTTTTCCGCCGCCGCGCCGCCCGATCAGGGACGATTTCTGTATGAACTTTTCGCCGCCGCTCTCCGCGCGCTCGGCCCGCACGTCGAAACAGGTGAGTTCGGGGCGGAAATGAAGGTCTCGCTGGTCAATGACGGCCCTGTCACCATCTGGATGGACAGCGCCGATCGCGGTTGA
- a CDS encoding DEAD/DEAH box helicase has product MGIDPRINANLGPLGLTEPTPIQAQSIPKTVNGRDILGLAQTGSGKTAAFSLPMLTRLLEHGRKPEPGTCRALILAPTRELATQIAEAVDGFAQGTPIRSFRVVGGASINVQMQRISRGIDVLIATPGRLIDLMDRKAVDLSKTEYLVLDEADQMLDIGFIHALRRIAKTLPAQRQTLLFSATMPKLMEELAGTYLNDPVRVQVNPPGQAAEKIDQGVHFVNQGDKATLLAEYLAKHPRELAIVFGRTKYGSEKLAKLLEKWGFDVVAIHGNKSQGQRERALSAFRDEKAKVLVATDVAARGLDIPQVAHVYNFDLPNVPENYVHRIGRTARAGRDGRAVAFCAPGEIGELRGIEKAMKAQIPVIGGEAPAEERPAPRRRGRGPQKPRQGGEAAPNKRPARRPSRRPRSQQNA; this is encoded by the coding sequence ATGGGCATCGACCCGCGCATCAACGCCAATCTCGGCCCGCTCGGCCTGACCGAGCCAACCCCGATTCAGGCACAGTCCATCCCCAAAACCGTCAACGGCCGCGACATCCTCGGCCTAGCCCAGACCGGCTCCGGCAAGACCGCCGCATTCAGCCTGCCGATGCTGACGCGCCTTCTCGAACATGGCCGCAAACCGGAGCCCGGCACCTGCCGCGCCCTGATCCTCGCGCCCACGCGAGAGCTTGCCACGCAGATTGCAGAGGCCGTGGACGGCTTCGCGCAAGGCACCCCGATCCGCAGTTTCCGCGTTGTCGGCGGCGCCTCGATCAACGTGCAAATGCAGCGTATTTCGCGCGGTATCGACGTGCTGATCGCCACGCCGGGCCGGCTGATCGACCTGATGGACCGCAAGGCTGTCGACCTGTCGAAAACCGAATATCTGGTGCTGGACGAGGCCGATCAGATGCTGGATATCGGCTTCATCCACGCCCTACGCCGGATCGCCAAAACCCTGCCCGCACAGCGTCAGACGCTGCTGTTTTCCGCCACCATGCCGAAGCTGATGGAGGAGCTTGCCGGGACCTATCTCAACGACCCGGTCCGCGTTCAGGTCAACCCGCCCGGACAGGCAGCCGAGAAAATCGATCAGGGCGTGCATTTCGTCAATCAGGGCGATAAGGCGACGCTTCTGGCAGAATATCTGGCGAAGCATCCGCGCGAATTAGCGATTGTTTTCGGGCGCACCAAATACGGCTCTGAGAAGCTGGCGAAGCTGCTGGAGAAATGGGGCTTCGATGTGGTCGCCATTCACGGCAACAAGTCGCAGGGGCAGCGTGAACGCGCGCTTTCGGCCTTCCGTGACGAAAAGGCTAAGGTGCTGGTTGCGACCGATGTCGCGGCCCGTGGCCTCGATATCCCGCAGGTCGCGCATGTCTATAACTTCGACCTTCCGAATGTGCCGGAGAACTATGTCCACCGGATCGGCCGGACCGCCCGCGCGGGTCGTGATGGCCGAGCGGTTGCCTTCTGCGCGCCGGGTGAAATCGGCGAGCTGCGCGGTATTGAAAAGGCGATGAAGGCGCAAATCCCGGTGATCGGCGGCGAAGCACCGGCAGAGGAACGCCCGGCACCGCGCCGCCGGGGACGCGGCCCCCAGAAACCCCGTCAGGGTGGCGAAGCCGCGCCGAACAAACGCCCCGCCCGCAGGCCATCACGCCGCCCGAGAAGCCAGCAAAACGCGTAA
- a CDS encoding thymidine kinase → MAKLYFHYSTMNAGKSTLLLQASYNYRERGMETLLLLAALDTRAGAGRIGSRIGISAEATAFDPQQDLFALIEADPRELACVFIDEAQFLTRDQVWQLARVADDLGIPVMAYGLRVDFRGELFPGSAALLALADDLREVRTICHCGRKATMVIRRGADGVAVTDGAQVQVGGNETYVSLCRRHWREAVGK, encoded by the coding sequence ATGGCCAAGCTGTATTTCCACTATTCCACCATGAATGCGGGCAAAAGCACGCTGCTCCTTCAGGCGTCCTACAACTACCGCGAGCGGGGGATGGAAACGCTGCTGCTGCTTGCCGCGCTCGACACGCGGGCGGGGGCGGGGCGGATCGGGTCGCGCATCGGGATTTCGGCGGAGGCGACGGCGTTTGACCCGCAGCAGGACCTGTTCGCCCTGATCGAGGCTGACCCCCGTGAACTCGCCTGTGTGTTCATCGACGAGGCCCAGTTCCTGACCCGCGATCAGGTCTGGCAGCTTGCCCGCGTGGCAGATGATCTGGGAATCCCGGTCATGGCTTACGGATTGCGCGTGGATTTCCGGGGCGAGTTATTCCCCGGCTCCGCCGCGCTACTGGCGCTGGCGGATGACCTGCGGGAGGTACGCACGATCTGCCATTGCGGGCGCAAGGCAACGATGGTGATCCGGCGCGGCGCGGATGGTGTCGCCGTGACCGATGGCGCGCAGGTGCAGGTCGGCGGGAACGAAACCTATGTCTCGCTCTGCCGCCGCCATTGGCGCGAAGCGGTCGGGAAATAG
- a CDS encoding DUF2270 domain-containing protein, protein MDGATKTRKKLDPAEIGAIAHLYRGEVYRSTIWRTRLDTTTNWSVVTLGVALSITYSSPQASPLPLVLVGILIIFFLMLEARRYRYFNVWRARCRWMELHFYAPMLKEGDLHLEEHWQDRLADDYLHPHYHVSMWTAIGRRIRRNYFWILLIQSAAYLGKLIVHPTPLDSTAQLFERAAIGPFPGWLILLIGGSYCLTWGAIALMSELADTRRARARSDPLGMG, encoded by the coding sequence ATGGACGGCGCGACCAAAACACGCAAGAAGCTGGACCCGGCGGAGATCGGGGCAATTGCCCATCTTTACCGGGGCGAGGTCTACCGCTCGACCATCTGGCGCACGCGGCTCGATACGACGACGAACTGGTCGGTCGTCACGCTGGGGGTGGCGCTGTCGATCACCTATTCCTCGCCGCAGGCATCGCCATTGCCGCTAGTACTGGTCGGGATTCTCATCATCTTCTTCCTGATGCTGGAGGCGCGGCGCTATCGTTATTTCAATGTCTGGCGGGCGCGCTGCCGCTGGATGGAGCTGCATTTCTACGCACCGATGCTGAAGGAAGGCGATCTGCATCTGGAGGAGCATTGGCAGGACCGGCTGGCCGATGACTACCTGCATCCGCATTATCACGTCAGCATGTGGACGGCGATCGGGCGGCGGATCCGGCGGAATTACTTCTGGATTCTGCTGATCCAGTCGGCGGCGTATCTGGGCAAGTTGATCGTACACCCGACGCCGCTGGACTCGACGGCGCAGCTCTTCGAGCGGGCGGCAATCGGCCCCTTCCCCGGCTGGCTGATCCTGCTGATCGGGGGCAGCTATTGCCTGACATGGGGTGCAATTGCCCTGATGAGCGAGCTTGCAGACACCCGCCGCGCGAGGGCCCGCAGCGATCCGCTGGGGATGGGATAG
- a CDS encoding D-alanyl-D-alanine carboxypeptidase family protein gives MRAALIAVLTLLLPLQALAFDTNARTAWVYDVGTGTVLLEKNADRAIPPASMSKLMTVYMLFEAVSDGRLQMDTRLPVSTKAREMAGSTMFLNEQDRPTVEELIKGIIVLSGNDACVVVAEGLAGTEEAFARQMNEKAKSLGMNNSNFANSSGWPHPDHVMSAHDLGILAEHLIDDFPELYKFFALKEFRFDDRAPANRFNRNPLLALGIGADGLKTGHTEEAGYGLVGSAVQGERRVIFVVTGLATEQARAEEAERIAAWAFRDFTMKEVVPQGETVASAPVWLGAKSSVALTTQNGLNVLMPVGAESGVTAEAVYSGPLSAPITAGDRLGMLQIEIPGVGPANVPLIAAEDVAKAGFFGRMRSAAMRLGGEAWQAARQ, from the coding sequence ATGCGCGCAGCCCTGATCGCCGTTCTCACCCTGCTCTTGCCGCTTCAGGCGCTGGCATTCGACACCAATGCCCGGACGGCATGGGTTTATGACGTCGGCACCGGCACTGTCCTTCTGGAAAAAAACGCCGACCGGGCCATACCGCCAGCATCCATGTCGAAGCTTATGACGGTTTACATGCTGTTCGAGGCGGTAAGCGATGGCCGGCTTCAGATGGACACCCGCCTGCCGGTGTCGACCAAGGCACGGGAAATGGCCGGATCGACCATGTTCCTGAACGAGCAGGACCGCCCCACGGTCGAGGAGCTTATCAAGGGCATCATCGTGCTGTCGGGCAACGACGCCTGCGTGGTCGTGGCCGAGGGGCTGGCCGGGACGGAGGAGGCTTTCGCCCGGCAGATGAACGAGAAGGCGAAATCGCTGGGCATGAACAACTCCAATTTCGCGAACAGCTCCGGCTGGCCGCATCCCGATCACGTCATGAGCGCGCATGATCTGGGCATTCTGGCCGAACATCTGATCGACGACTTCCCGGAGCTTTATAAATTTTTCGCACTCAAGGAGTTCCGCTTCGATGACCGCGCACCTGCCAACCGTTTTAACCGCAACCCGCTGCTGGCTCTCGGTATCGGCGCGGACGGGCTGAAAACCGGCCACACGGAGGAAGCGGGATACGGGCTGGTCGGCTCGGCCGTGCAGGGCGAGCGGCGGGTGATCTTCGTCGTGACCGGGCTGGCGACGGAGCAGGCCCGCGCCGAGGAGGCAGAGCGGATCGCCGCCTGGGCCTTTCGCGACTTCACCATGAAGGAGGTCGTGCCGCAGGGCGAAACCGTCGCCTCCGCCCCCGTCTGGCTGGGGGCGAAATCCAGCGTGGCGCTGACCACGCAGAACGGGCTGAACGTGCTGATGCCGGTCGGCGCGGAATCGGGCGTAACGGCAGAGGCGGTTTATTCCGGCCCCCTCTCCGCGCCGATCACTGCGGGCGACCGGCTGGGCATGTTGCAGATCGAAATCCCCGGCGTCGGCCCGGCCAATGTCCCGCTGATCGCGGCGGAGGATGTGGCGAAGGCGGGTTTCTTCGGGCGGATGCGCAGCGCCGCGATGCGTCTGGGCGGCGAGGCCTGGCAGGCAGCGCGGCAGTAA
- the tmk gene encoding dTMP kinase, with protein sequence MFISFEGIDGSGKSTQSRLLAEALRAEGHDVVLTREPGGSDGAEAIRRLLVEGGAERWSAETELLLFNAARRDHLERTIRPALARGAIVITDRFADSTRVYQGATRGDLKDKVEALHEMMIGIEPDRTFIVDVTLNIAAKRLLQRASSAFAEAAAASAAAAAAAEKVSDAAQQASLAAGHAAEAARYAELSEVELEDRFESMGAQFQRQLQDGFRELAHANSARVRIIDGSGTAEQVAARVRAAL encoded by the coding sequence ATGTTCATCAGTTTCGAGGGGATCGACGGCAGCGGCAAGTCCACCCAGTCCCGCCTTCTCGCCGAGGCGTTGCGGGCCGAGGGGCATGACGTCGTGCTGACCCGCGAGCCGGGCGGTTCCGACGGGGCGGAGGCAATCCGGCGATTGCTGGTCGAAGGCGGTGCCGAACGCTGGTCCGCCGAAACTGAGCTTCTGCTGTTCAATGCCGCCCGTCGCGATCACCTTGAACGCACGATCAGGCCCGCGCTTGCGCGCGGCGCGATTGTGATCACAGACCGTTTCGCTGACTCGACCCGCGTTTATCAGGGCGCGACGCGTGGCGACCTGAAGGATAAGGTCGAGGCGCTGCATGAAATGATGATCGGCATTGAACCGGATCGGACCTTTATTGTCGACGTAACATTGAACATTGCCGCAAAGCGGCTACTGCAACGCGCGTCGTCGGCGTTTGCGGAAGCCGCTGCGGCATCTGCAGCGGCGGCGGCGGCAGCGGAGAAAGTCTCTGACGCTGCACAACAGGCATCACTTGCAGCAGGACATGCCGCGGAAGCGGCAAGATATGCCGAGCTTTCGGAAGTAGAGCTCGAAGATCGGTTTGAATCGATGGGCGCTCAGTTTCAGCGACAGCTACAAGATGGATTTCGAGAGTTGGCACACGCCAATTCGGCCCGCGTCCGGATCATCGACGGCAGCGGCACCGCCGAGCAGGTCGCGGCGCGCGTCCGGGCCGCGCTATGA
- a CDS encoding DNA polymerase III subunit delta' → MSSDEAPESDRVPGAPHPRHSPTIIGQDHAVADFLGAVDAKRLHHAWLITGPRGVGKATLAWQIGRWLLADGDAKSLTAPPDDPVARRMAALSEPRLHLVRRGFDQKTGRLRAEIGVDDIRALLSFFHLSAAEGGRRVAIVDAADELNGAASNALLKILEEPPAGGVILLIAHQPARLLPTIRSRCRELRLAPLPPEEMQRVFAALEIDGDAQALAALSGGSAGEALRLAGQDGLEAYANIVALFATLPRFDRTKARALAEAAGARATADGDPFDLTVTLLDRFLTRLARAGLMGAPVPEAVPGEAELMARLCPDADAARIWAGAQAELSARARTGRAVNLDPAALVMDMLTQLAGQAPAHTKA, encoded by the coding sequence ATGAGCAGCGACGAAGCCCCCGAATCCGACCGCGTTCCCGGCGCGCCGCACCCGCGCCATAGCCCGACGATTATTGGTCAGGATCACGCGGTCGCAGATTTTCTGGGTGCCGTCGACGCGAAGCGGCTGCATCACGCATGGCTGATCACCGGCCCACGAGGCGTCGGCAAGGCGACGCTGGCCTGGCAGATCGGGCGCTGGCTGCTGGCGGACGGGGATGCGAAATCCCTGACAGCCCCGCCCGATGACCCGGTGGCACGTCGGATGGCTGCACTGTCAGAGCCAAGACTGCATCTGGTCCGGCGTGGCTTCGATCAGAAGACCGGCAGATTGCGGGCGGAAATCGGGGTGGATGATATCCGCGCGCTTCTGTCCTTCTTTCATCTGAGCGCCGCAGAGGGCGGACGGCGGGTGGCCATTGTCGATGCAGCGGACGAGCTGAATGGTGCCGCGTCGAACGCGCTTCTGAAGATACTCGAAGAACCGCCCGCAGGCGGGGTGATCCTGCTGATCGCCCATCAGCCTGCCCGATTGCTGCCGACCATCCGTTCGCGCTGTCGAGAGTTGCGGCTTGCACCGTTACCGCCCGAGGAGATGCAACGGGTTTTCGCAGCGCTTGAAATTGACGGGGATGCGCAGGCCTTGGCCGCGCTTTCCGGCGGATCGGCGGGGGAGGCTCTGCGGCTGGCGGGACAGGACGGGTTGGAAGCCTATGCCAATATTGTCGCCCTGTTCGCCACGCTGCCACGTTTCGACAGGACAAAGGCACGCGCCCTGGCCGAGGCCGCAGGGGCGCGCGCGACTGCCGATGGCGACCCGTTCGATCTGACGGTCACTCTGCTGGACCGCTTCCTGACCCGTCTTGCCCGCGCCGGGCTGATGGGCGCGCCGGTGCCGGAGGCCGTGCCGGGTGAGGCTGAACTGATGGCCCGCCTCTGCCCGGACGCCGATGCAGCGCGCATCTGGGCTGGTGCGCAGGCGGAGCTTTCGGCGCGGGCCAGAACCGGGCGGGCAGTCAATCTTGACCCTGCCGCGCTTGTGATGGATATGCTGACCCAACTTGCCGGGCAGGCCCCGGCGCACACGAAAGCCTGA
- a CDS encoding TatD family hydrolase produces MPFPDAGEAVPIVDSHCHLDFPNFDGDRDDLIARARSAGVTRMVTICTKLRAEPQVRAIAEAHDGVFYAAGTHPMSVADEPMATVDDLVALAAHPKFVGIGETGLDYHYTAESAAAQQESLRIHIEAARRTRLPLIIHARDADEDMARILTEEHRAGAYGCVMHCFSSGAGLAQAALNLGFYLSMSGIAAFPRSSELREIFTAAPLDRILVETDAPYLAPPPHRGKRNEPAFVTRTAAKGAEVFGLSYAEFAAQTSANFDRLFTKAAA; encoded by the coding sequence ATGCCTTTTCCCGATGCCGGCGAGGCGGTCCCGATCGTGGACAGCCACTGCCATCTCGACTTTCCGAATTTCGACGGGGATCGCGACGATCTGATCGCCCGTGCGCGGTCGGCGGGTGTGACCCGGATGGTCACGATCTGCACCAAGCTGCGCGCCGAGCCGCAGGTTCGCGCGATTGCCGAAGCGCATGACGGGGTGTTTTACGCCGCCGGGACCCACCCGATGAGCGTGGCGGATGAACCGATGGCAACGGTCGATGATCTGGTCGCGCTGGCCGCACATCCGAAATTTGTCGGCATCGGTGAGACCGGGCTGGATTATCACTACACAGCGGAATCGGCAGCGGCGCAGCAGGAGAGCCTGCGCATCCATATCGAGGCCGCGCGCCGCACCCGCCTGCCACTGATCATTCACGCCCGCGACGCCGATGAGGATATGGCGCGGATCCTGACCGAAGAACACCGCGCGGGTGCATATGGCTGTGTCATGCATTGCTTCTCGTCCGGTGCGGGGCTGGCACAAGCGGCGCTCAATCTCGGGTTTTACCTGTCGATGTCGGGGATCGCGGCATTTCCACGCTCGTCCGAGCTGCGGGAGATTTTCACAGCGGCCCCGCTGGATCGCATTCTGGTGGAAACCGACGCGCCCTATCTCGCCCCGCCCCCACACCGGGGAAAACGAAACGAGCCTGCATTCGTGACCCGCACTGCCGCGAAGGGTGCGGAGGTTTTTGGGCTTTCCTACGCCGAATTCGCTGCCCAGACATCGGCGAATTTTGACCGGCTGTTCACGAAGGCCGCGGCATGA
- a CDS encoding MBL fold metallo-hydrolase, whose product MIRVTILGCGSSGGVPRIGGNWGACDPANPKNRRRRCSILIDRIGPKGKTRILIDTGPDLVPQLLGTDVVTLDAVIWTHPHADHIHGIDDLRQLAYNARARVQGYADTPTTQALRDRFDYIFASPPGSNYPPICDLHPFEETMTFDGAGGPVIIEPFEVPHGEIVALGVKITTSGGGIVYLPDVQTIPEAAWRIIGTPEVFICDALRHDPHPSHAHLAQTLEWIERSGTPRGVLTNMHIDMDYAATDAETPGHITPAYDGMVIEAQP is encoded by the coding sequence ATGATCCGCGTCACCATCCTCGGCTGCGGGTCCTCCGGGGGGGTACCACGGATCGGCGGCAATTGGGGCGCATGCGATCCGGCAAACCCGAAGAACCGCCGCCGCCGCTGCTCCATCCTGATTGACCGGATCGGGCCCAAGGGCAAGACGCGGATACTGATCGACACCGGCCCCGATCTGGTGCCGCAGCTTCTCGGCACCGATGTGGTGACGCTGGACGCCGTGATCTGGACGCACCCCCATGCCGATCATATCCACGGCATCGACGACCTGCGCCAGTTGGCCTATAACGCGCGCGCTCGGGTACAGGGATATGCCGACACACCGACCACACAGGCGCTGCGCGACAGGTTCGACTATATCTTCGCCTCGCCGCCGGGATCGAACTATCCGCCAATCTGCGACCTTCATCCGTTCGAGGAAACGATGACATTTGACGGCGCGGGCGGTCCGGTGATAATCGAACCGTTCGAGGTGCCGCATGGCGAAATCGTGGCCCTTGGGGTCAAGATCACGACATCCGGCGGCGGCATCGTCTATCTTCCGGATGTGCAGACCATCCCGGAAGCTGCGTGGCGGATCATCGGCACGCCGGAGGTCTTCATCTGCGACGCGCTGCGCCACGATCCGCATCCCAGCCACGCCCATCTGGCCCAGACGCTCGAATGGATTGAGCGGTCGGGTACGCCGCGCGGCGTGCTGACCAATATGCATATCGACATGGATTACGCCGCGACCGATGCCGAAACACCGGGCCACATTACCCCGGCCTATGACGGCATGGTGATCGAGGCACAGCCGTGA
- a CDS encoding AEC family transporter: MSTLFDVVLPVFLVVGFGYLVAWRGLFSEAAVDGVMRFAQNFAVPVLLFQSIAKLDLSAEFNLPMLAAFYIGAFSSFTVGALGARWIGRPPEDSVAIGFICLFSNSLLLGVPITENAYGSGALAGNWTIIAIHSPLLYTFGITVMEFTRARGQNLSIGRVALRAMTGVIRTPLVIGILAGAVMNLLRQAGLVLPSGFWDAVGMMARAALPSALFALGGVLYRYKPEGDSRAIFMCCSASLVLHPVITYGLGQIFGLEIAALRSSVMTAAMAPGVNAYLFASIYGVGKRVAASSVLIATALSILTISLWLEVLP; the protein is encoded by the coding sequence GTGAGCACGCTGTTCGACGTCGTCCTGCCAGTGTTTCTGGTGGTCGGCTTCGGTTATCTGGTTGCGTGGCGGGGCCTGTTTTCAGAGGCTGCCGTCGATGGCGTCATGCGGTTTGCTCAGAATTTTGCTGTGCCGGTTCTGCTGTTTCAATCCATCGCCAAGCTCGACCTGTCGGCGGAATTCAACCTGCCAATGCTGGCGGCATTCTATATCGGGGCGTTTTCTTCTTTCACGGTCGGCGCACTGGGCGCGCGATGGATCGGGCGACCGCCGGAGGATTCGGTTGCCATCGGGTTCATCTGCCTGTTTTCAAACTCGCTTCTTCTCGGCGTACCGATCACCGAAAATGCCTATGGCAGCGGGGCTCTGGCGGGAAACTGGACCATCATCGCGATACATTCGCCCTTGCTCTACACCTTCGGCATCACGGTGATGGAGTTCACCCGCGCCCGCGGGCAGAACCTGTCCATTGGCCGTGTCGCCTTGCGTGCGATGACCGGGGTTATTCGCACGCCGCTGGTCATCGGCATTCTGGCGGGCGCTGTCATGAACCTGCTGCGGCAGGCCGGGCTGGTACTGCCATCAGGATTCTGGGATGCGGTCGGGATGATGGCACGGGCCGCCCTGCCATCAGCGCTGTTCGCCCTTGGAGGGGTGCTTTACCGCTACAAGCCAGAGGGCGACAGCCGCGCGATCTTCATGTGCTGCTCCGCCTCGCTGGTCCTGCATCCGGTCATCACCTACGGGCTGGGACAGATCTTCGGGTTGGAGATCGCGGCACTCCGTTCGTCCGTCATGACAGCGGCGATGGCGCCGGGGGTGAACGCCTATCTGTTCGCCTCGATTTACGGCGTCGGCAAGCGGGTCGCGGCATCGTCTGTCCTGATCGCGACGGCGCTGTCGATCCTGACGATCTCGCTGTGGCTTGAGGTATTGCCTTGA
- a CDS encoding electron transfer flavoprotein subunit alpha/FixB family protein, whose translation MAVLLLGEVTNGELNADATGKAVNALKGLGDVTVLCAGSSAKAAAEEAAKIDGVAKVLVAEDALYGHRLAEPTAALLVELAGDYDHIAVPATTDAKNIMPRVAALLDVMVISDVSEVVDADTFKRPVYAGNAIQTVKSKDAKKVLTVRTASFDAAGAGGSASVTDQAIGPDPALSAWVSDEVAESDRPELTSAGRVVSGGRGVGSEENFAIIEALADKLGAAVGASRAAVDSGFAPNDWQVGQTGKVVAPELYIAIGISGAIQHLAGMKDSKVIVAINKDEEAPIFQIADYGLVGDLFNIVPELTEKL comes from the coding sequence ATGGCTGTTCTGCTGCTGGGTGAAGTCACCAATGGGGAACTCAACGCGGATGCCACGGGCAAGGCGGTCAATGCGCTGAAGGGTCTGGGCGATGTGACGGTGCTCTGTGCCGGATCGTCGGCCAAGGCTGCCGCTGAGGAAGCCGCGAAGATCGACGGCGTGGCCAAGGTGCTGGTCGCCGAGGATGCGCTCTATGGTCACCGTCTGGCCGAACCGACCGCCGCGCTGCTGGTCGAGTTGGCGGGCGATTACGACCATATCGCGGTCCCTGCGACGACCGATGCCAAGAACATCATGCCGCGCGTGGCGGCTTTGCTGGACGTCATGGTGATCTCGGATGTCTCCGAGGTGGTCGATGCCGACACGTTCAAGCGTCCGGTCTATGCCGGGAATGCCATCCAGACGGTGAAGTCGAAGGACGCCAAGAAGGTGCTGACCGTGCGCACCGCCAGCTTCGATGCGGCAGGCGCGGGCGGCTCTGCATCCGTCACCGATCAGGCGATCGGCCCGGACCCGGCGCTGTCTGCCTGGGTCTCGGATGAGGTGGCCGAAAGCGACCGCCCCGAACTGACCTCGGCGGGCCGCGTGGTCTCCGGCGGTCGCGGCGTCGGCTCGGAAGAGAACTTCGCCATCATCGAGGCGCTCGCCGACAAGCTCGGCGCTGCCGTCGGTGCCAGCCGCGCGGCGGTCGATTCAGGCTTCGCCCCGAATGACTGGCAGGTCGGCCAGACCGGCAAGGTGGTCGCGCCGGAGCTTTACATCGCCATCGGCATCTCCGGCGCGATCCAGCACCTTGCGGGGATGAAGGATTCGAAGGTCATCGTGGCGATCAACAAGGACGAGGAAGCCCCGATCTTCCAGATCGCCGATTACGGCCTCGTCGGCGACCTGTTCAACATCGTCCCGGAACTGACCGAAAAGTTGTGA